The sequence below is a genomic window from Providencia rettgeri.
CAAGCGGTATTGGCTTTTGTGCTGCACAAACACTTCGGCAGCGTGGCTACCATGTTATTGTGGCCTGCCGTAAAGAAAGCGATATTTTGCGCCTAAAAGAGCTAGGTTATGACACGGTATCCCTTGACCTCGATGATAAGAATAGCATAGAAACCGCGGCTAAAACGGTGCTAACGCTCTGTAATCATCGCCTTTTCGGATTATTCAACAACGCGGGTTTTGGAGTGTATGGCCCGTTAAATAGCGTCAGCCGCGAACAACTTGAAGCGCAATTTTCCACTAACTTTTTTGGTATTCACCAGTTAACTTTTTTGCTATTACCTGCAATGCTAGCACACCATGAAGGGCGGATTGTCCAGACTAGTTCAGTGATGGGGGTGATTTCAACCCCCGGTCGTGGCGCTTATGCCGCCAGCAAGTATGCTCTGGAGGCTTGGTCCGATGCGCTACGCCTAGAATTAGCTGGAACAGGGGTGAAAGTGAGTT
It includes:
- a CDS encoding SDR family oxidoreductase encodes the protein MQTSARNKKSVLVTGASSGIGFCAAQTLRQRGYHVIVACRKESDILRLKELGYDTVSLDLDDKNSIETAAKTVLTLCNHRLFGLFNNAGFGVYGPLNSVSREQLEAQFSTNFFGIHQLTFLLLPAMLAHHEGRIVQTSSVMGVISTPGRGAYAASKYALEAWSDALRLELAGTGVKVSLIEPGPIHTAFTENVEQTQKDKPVKNPGIASRFTLTPEHVVEKLIHALESPRPKVRYSVTLLTVAVRILKRILPDKIMDRILANKGKKA